The Anomaloglossus baeobatrachus isolate aAnoBae1 chromosome 10, aAnoBae1.hap1, whole genome shotgun sequence genome has a segment encoding these proteins:
- the BEAN1 gene encoding protein BEAN1 isoform X1, which translates to MSIKVTCTKIHVNQSNPLPEYFGYIRSSHDPALLVSPLVVAGIVIGLVLFLSCVTIIIGSLRKDGRERDWRLENPSYDGISYAASSFGDLRSVCTGDISPALEYGSYLELSVSSPDYPPCYEDCVGPGALGMCLPADDPPPYSLEDPHLRPEVSLGTGTTETPLGSQTDPGHFQVSSPLSTVDLDMATTVQTLAKRSLHLPIIPMDIIKDVSFPGPGASEDNVT; encoded by the exons AAATTCACGTAAACCAGAGTAACCCTCTCCCCGAGTATTTTGGGTACATCCGGAGCAGCCATGACCCTGCACTTCTGGTGTCCCCGCTGGTTGTGGCTGGGATCGTTATTGGACTGGTTCTCTTCCTCTCCTGTGTGACCATCATCATCGGAAGCCTGAGGAAGGATGGAAGAGAAAGAGACTGGCGCCTCGAGAACCCCAGCTACG ATGGGATCTCTTATGCAGCATCTTCCTTTGGAGACTTGAGGTCTGTCTGCACCGGCGACATTTCTCCAGCCTTAGAATATGGCTCTTACCTAGAGCTGAGCGTATCCTCCCCAGATTATCCGCCTTG CTATGAAGACTGTGTTGGGCCAGGAGCTTTGGGAATGTGTCTCCCGGCAGATGATCCTCCACCTTACTCCTTAGAAGATCCACACCTTAGACCTGAGGTATCACTTGGTACCGGCACCACAGAGACGCCGCTGGGTTCACAGACTGATCCCGGACATTTCCAGGTCTCCTCGCCGTTGTCTACCGTTGACTTGGACATGGCCACCACCGTCCAGACTTTGGCCAAGAGAAGTCTTCACCTCCCGATAATACCCATGGACATAATAAAGGACGTCTCGTTCCCGGGCCCTGGGGCGTCAGAGGACAATGTGACCTAG
- the BEAN1 gene encoding protein BEAN1 isoform X2, which produces MLFSEIHVNQSNPLPEYFGYIRSSHDPALLVSPLVVAGIVIGLVLFLSCVTIIIGSLRKDGRERDWRLENPSYDGISYAASSFGDLRSVCTGDISPALEYGSYLELSVSSPDYPPCYEDCVGPGALGMCLPADDPPPYSLEDPHLRPEVSLGTGTTETPLGSQTDPGHFQVSSPLSTVDLDMATTVQTLAKRSLHLPIIPMDIIKDVSFPGPGASEDNVT; this is translated from the exons AAATTCACGTAAACCAGAGTAACCCTCTCCCCGAGTATTTTGGGTACATCCGGAGCAGCCATGACCCTGCACTTCTGGTGTCCCCGCTGGTTGTGGCTGGGATCGTTATTGGACTGGTTCTCTTCCTCTCCTGTGTGACCATCATCATCGGAAGCCTGAGGAAGGATGGAAGAGAAAGAGACTGGCGCCTCGAGAACCCCAGCTACG ATGGGATCTCTTATGCAGCATCTTCCTTTGGAGACTTGAGGTCTGTCTGCACCGGCGACATTTCTCCAGCCTTAGAATATGGCTCTTACCTAGAGCTGAGCGTATCCTCCCCAGATTATCCGCCTTG CTATGAAGACTGTGTTGGGCCAGGAGCTTTGGGAATGTGTCTCCCGGCAGATGATCCTCCACCTTACTCCTTAGAAGATCCACACCTTAGACCTGAGGTATCACTTGGTACCGGCACCACAGAGACGCCGCTGGGTTCACAGACTGATCCCGGACATTTCCAGGTCTCCTCGCCGTTGTCTACCGTTGACTTGGACATGGCCACCACCGTCCAGACTTTGGCCAAGAGAAGTCTTCACCTCCCGATAATACCCATGGACATAATAAAGGACGTCTCGTTCCCGGGCCCTGGGGCGTCAGAGGACAATGTGACCTAG